A single window of bacterium DNA harbors:
- a CDS encoding serine hydroxymethyltransferase produces MDWEAVRQADPELHATLIGERRRQEEGLEMIASENFVSPAVLQAMGSVLTNKYAEGYPGKRYYGGCEFVDEAERLARERALKLFGAERANVQPHSGTQANITAYMAFLEPGDTIMGLDLSQGGHLSHGHPLNFSGRFFKVVPYGVREGEETIDYEALAESARRVRPKLIMCGASAYPRYIDFARFRQVADEVGAVLVVDMAHIAGLVAGGVHPSPVPYADVVTTTTHKTLRGPRGGLILEKAAHVNTINKVNFPGNQGGPFMHIIAAKAVCFGEALKPSFQTYAAQVVANSKALAATLIGRGYRLVSGGTDNHLLLVNFRGTPITGQDAETALERAGITVNKNTVPGEERSPFVTSGIRIGTPALTTRGFGEAAIRRVGELIADVLDSLGAGEAAQAETAQRVSARTRELAAAFPLYGPGSKALW; encoded by the coding sequence CTGGACTGGGAAGCAGTGCGGCAGGCGGACCCCGAGCTGCACGCCACCCTGATCGGCGAGCGGCGCCGGCAGGAAGAGGGCCTGGAGATGATCGCCTCGGAGAACTTCGTCTCCCCGGCGGTGCTGCAGGCGATGGGCTCGGTGCTGACCAACAAGTACGCCGAAGGCTACCCCGGCAAGCGCTACTACGGCGGCTGCGAGTTCGTCGACGAGGCCGAGCGCCTGGCCCGCGAGCGGGCGCTGAAGCTCTTCGGCGCCGAGCGCGCCAACGTGCAGCCGCACTCGGGCACGCAGGCGAACATCACCGCCTACATGGCCTTCCTCGAGCCCGGCGATACGATCATGGGCCTGGACCTCTCCCAGGGCGGGCACCTGAGCCACGGCCATCCGCTCAATTTCTCCGGCCGCTTCTTCAAGGTCGTGCCCTACGGCGTGAGGGAGGGCGAGGAGACGATCGACTACGAGGCGCTGGCCGAGTCGGCGCGCCGGGTGCGGCCGAAGCTGATCATGTGCGGGGCGAGCGCCTACCCGCGCTACATCGACTTCGCCCGCTTCCGGCAGGTGGCCGACGAGGTGGGCGCCGTGCTCGTCGTCGACATGGCGCACATCGCGGGCCTGGTGGCGGGCGGCGTGCATCCGAGTCCGGTGCCCTATGCCGACGTCGTCACGACGACCACGCACAAGACCCTGCGCGGGCCGCGCGGCGGGCTCATCCTCGAGAAGGCCGCCCACGTGAACACGATCAACAAGGTCAACTTTCCGGGCAACCAGGGCGGGCCCTTCATGCACATCATCGCCGCAAAGGCGGTCTGCTTCGGCGAGGCGCTCAAGCCCTCGTTCCAGACCTACGCCGCGCAGGTGGTGGCCAACAGCAAGGCCCTCGCGGCGACCCTGATCGGGCGCGGCTACCGGCTCGTGTCGGGCGGCACGGACAACCACCTGCTGCTCGTCAATTTCAGGGGCACGCCGATCACGGGTCAGGACGCGGAGACCGCTCTCGAGCGGGCGGGCATCACGGTGAACAAGAACACGGTGCCCGGTGAGGAGCGCAGCCCCTTCGTGACGAGCGGCATCCGCATCGGCACGCCGGCCCTGACGACGCGCGGCTTCGGCGAAGCCGCGATTCGCCGGGTGGGCGAGCTGATCGCCGATGTCCTGGACAGCCTCGGCGCCGGCGAGGCGGCGCAGGCGGAGAC